One genomic segment of Terrihabitans soli includes these proteins:
- the glk gene encoding glucokinase, which yields MAPPDLVLVADIGGTNSRFGLVRAGELAPLNIKNYSNDGFAGLHEAIPNYLKEVGHDANRAVLAIAGPVKDGVVHLTNRRGWSFKPEELAKACNLSRVEVVNDFAALAEALPYLDELKPLGPGHPRPDATKVVLGPGTGLGVAGLVYKERQWLVVPSEAGHIEFADQGDREAAVFAIIRRNFGRVSAEQVVSGEGIERLDMAIAELNGEEVKHRDGAEISDAARKGEKRAREVMDLFFSALARFSGDMALTYVARGGVYIGGGVLPKVLDLLDIQKFRTEFAAKKPHEQLVATIPTVLITAKTPALTGCAAIAARG from the coding sequence ATGGCTCCTCCCGATCTTGTTCTCGTCGCCGATATCGGCGGCACAAATTCCCGCTTCGGCCTGGTGCGCGCCGGCGAACTCGCCCCGCTCAACATCAAGAATTATTCGAACGACGGCTTTGCCGGGCTGCACGAAGCCATTCCGAACTATCTGAAAGAGGTGGGCCACGACGCGAACCGCGCCGTGCTCGCCATTGCAGGTCCGGTCAAAGACGGGGTGGTGCATCTGACCAACCGGCGCGGCTGGTCGTTCAAGCCGGAGGAACTGGCCAAGGCCTGCAATCTCTCCCGCGTCGAGGTCGTCAACGATTTCGCGGCTCTGGCCGAGGCGCTGCCTTATCTCGATGAGTTGAAGCCGCTCGGGCCGGGCCATCCGCGGCCGGACGCCACCAAGGTCGTGCTCGGGCCCGGCACCGGGCTCGGCGTCGCCGGGCTCGTCTACAAAGAACGCCAATGGCTCGTCGTGCCGAGCGAGGCCGGCCATATCGAATTTGCCGATCAGGGCGACCGGGAAGCGGCCGTCTTCGCCATCATCCGCAGGAATTTCGGCCGCGTCTCGGCCGAGCAGGTGGTTTCGGGCGAGGGCATTGAGAGGCTCGACATGGCGATCGCCGAACTGAACGGCGAAGAGGTGAAGCACCGCGATGGAGCTGAGATTTCCGACGCCGCGCGCAAAGGCGAAAAACGCGCCCGCGAGGTGATGGACCTGTTCTTCTCGGCGCTCGCCCGCTTTTCCGGCGATATGGCGCTGACCTATGTGGCGCGCGGCGGCGTCTATATCGGCGGCGGCGTTCTGCCCAAGGTTCTGGATCTCTTGGACATTCAGAAATTCCGGACCGAGTTCGCGGCGAAAAAGCCCCATGAGCAGCTGGTCGCGACCATTCCGACCGTCCTTATCACCGCCAAGACCCCGGCCCTGACCGGCTGCGCGGCGATTGCTGCCAGGGGTTAA
- a CDS encoding RluA family pseudouridine synthase, whose product MNDEDILTRVLFRDALMLVLDKPAGIAVHAGGAVRGPTLDSYFDALRYGLPRRPELAHRLDRETSGCLVLGRHRKSIADLNLMFREGNVGKIYLAVVEGGPDSGEGEIDLPIGPKDKERGWHQKVDLEKGLPARTGYKVLGRADGKSLVELNLHTGRTHQLRVHMAALGCPILGDRIYGNEGGALHLHSWRVSVPLYPKKDPIRVEAPLPAHFVSTLNELKIPVGGIEVSRV is encoded by the coding sequence ATGAACGATGAGGATATCCTAACTCGTGTGCTGTTCCGCGACGCGCTGATGCTGGTGCTCGACAAGCCGGCGGGGATCGCCGTCCATGCCGGCGGCGCGGTGCGCGGCCCGACGCTCGACAGCTATTTCGATGCGCTGCGCTATGGCCTGCCCCGCCGTCCCGAACTCGCCCACAGGCTCGACCGCGAAACCTCGGGCTGTCTTGTGCTGGGCCGCCACCGCAAATCGATCGCCGATCTCAATTTAATGTTCCGCGAGGGCAATGTCGGCAAAATCTATCTTGCCGTCGTCGAAGGCGGGCCGGATTCTGGGGAGGGCGAGATCGATCTGCCGATCGGGCCGAAGGACAAAGAGCGCGGCTGGCACCAGAAGGTCGATCTCGAAAAAGGCCTCCCGGCGCGCACGGGCTACAAAGTGCTCGGCCGTGCCGATGGAAAGTCGCTTGTTGAATTGAACCTCCACACCGGCCGCACGCATCAGCTTCGCGTCCATATGGCGGCGCTCGGCTGCCCGATCCTCGGCGACCGGATCTACGGGAACGAAGGAGGCGCGCTGCATCTTCATTCCTGGCGCGTCAGTGTTCCGCTCTATCCAAAGAAAGACCCGATCCGGGTCGAAGCGCCGCTGCCGGCTCATTTTGTAAGCACCTTGAACGAGTTGAAAATTCCGGTGGGCGGAATCGAGGTTTCGCGCGTTTAG
- a CDS encoding diacylglycerol/lipid kinase family protein, with protein sequence MSVLVLLNAKAGALNTGAVTDAIEVVEAAFRDAGRTASVELVEPEDMDARLEQAARSTCNIVIVGGGDGTFSHALAKLSGSGKVLGLLPLGTMNLMGRDLYPAIGDLAANAAALAKGEIRKLDLARINGRPFHTLCGLGYFARVAREREQTRFNFPGGRVVSVLVSVWRSVTKAGRTRLDILADDRRIRTRAYATLVTANRIGEDWRRAQLDEGLLELHLMRASHFSGRAKAGLELLSGRWREGDTIENISARRVEIRSERPRMWIAVDGELRREDTPLVFEIERQAVPMLLPRRSDETQT encoded by the coding sequence ATGTCGGTTCTTGTTCTTCTCAACGCCAAAGCCGGCGCCCTCAATACGGGCGCCGTCACCGATGCGATTGAAGTGGTCGAGGCGGCGTTTCGCGATGCCGGGCGCACAGCGAGCGTCGAACTCGTCGAACCGGAAGATATGGATGCGCGGCTTGAGCAGGCGGCCCGCTCCACCTGCAATATCGTCATTGTCGGCGGCGGCGATGGCACATTCAGCCACGCACTCGCCAAACTGTCGGGTAGCGGCAAAGTGCTTGGCCTTCTGCCGCTCGGTACGATGAATTTGATGGGCCGCGACCTTTATCCGGCGATCGGCGATCTTGCCGCGAACGCTGCGGCGCTGGCGAAGGGCGAGATCCGCAAACTCGATCTGGCCCGTATCAACGGGCGGCCGTTTCACACGCTCTGCGGCCTCGGCTATTTCGCCCGCGTGGCGCGCGAGCGTGAACAGACGCGCTTCAATTTTCCCGGTGGGCGCGTCGTCAGCGTTCTCGTCTCGGTCTGGCGCTCGGTGACGAAAGCCGGGCGCACGCGCCTCGATATTCTGGCCGACGACCGCCGTATCCGAACGCGCGCCTATGCAACGCTCGTTACCGCCAACCGCATCGGTGAAGACTGGCGCCGCGCGCAGCTCGACGAAGGCCTGCTCGAGCTTCACCTAATGCGCGCATCGCACTTCTCCGGCCGCGCCAAAGCGGGGCTCGAGTTGTTGTCCGGGCGCTGGCGCGAGGGCGACACGATTGAAAATATCTCGGCGCGGCGCGTCGAAATCCGCAGCGAGCGGCCGCGCATGTGGATCGCCGTCGATGGAGAGCTCAGGCGCGAAGACACGCCTTTGGTGTTCGAGATCGAGCGGCAGGCGGTGCCGATGCTGCTGCCGCGGCGTTCAGATGAAACTCAAACGTAA